CTTCAGCACTGCTTCTGGTACCTCTTTGGGTCAGCCTCTCCCAGGAAACACCGATAGGGcaagagagaatggcctcaagttgcaccagaggaggttcaggttggatgttaggaaacatttcttctcctaagagtggtcaggcactagaatgagctgcccagggaggtggtggagtcgccaaCCCTGGAGGTGGTGcagaaccgtgtggatgtgacactgaaggacatggtcGGTGGGCATGGCATTCTGAAGATGAAGTGCAGACTGGCTTTTTGCTGGTGACACCTGGCTTCGGTCACTGTGATGCTCACAGCCATGGGCTTGTGTATTTGAAATTACAGTGAAAATTGTTCTATTAGAGGCAGCCGTTTTGCCCTAAGACAAAATGTTACATCtctttattatatataaatttcaATGAGAGAAAAGCCTAAGTTGTGTGTTAACTGTAGGAGCCTATTTaagttaaaaacagaacaacaaactTCATTGCTGAATTAAACTGGGCTCATATTAATGGAGTTTACTGCCTATTCAGACATGGCATTCTCACAACTCATGAGTGGCAAAGGCAGATCATATTGTCAGTGGTCAGAACAGAGAACCTCCAacataagaatgaaaaatgatatAGAACTTTAATACGTATATAGTTGAGACACACAAGTTTAACTGAGGCAGATGTCGCTCTTTTTATCATTTTAGCTGGCTATTTTAGCTTCGTTCTCTCAGGTAAAGTTGCCATCTCTTTTATTGCTTCTCAAAGTGATCAGCCAATTCATCtgggtaaaaaataaattactctgGAAAATCCTATCAGCTCTGAGGTATTTGTCCTCTGCTTGGAAAATATCCTTGTAAAAACTACAGCAACACCAGCAGTTACTTCTTATCCAGGAGAAACAGCATTCACCTTCATTCTGAGCtattctgcttctgcttctttttcttcttttgcagtggAGCTTCCAATTTTCGCTTAGCTGGAACAATTCTTCTGCGTTGTTTTAGCAATTTACCACTTTTATTCATCCCAcaaactttcttcttcttgacTACTGATGGCTTCTCAGTTTCATTTGctgaaagaagcaagaaattaTTCACtctgatatttatttccagTCTGTAGTCTAAAATATTACAGGCTTGTTTGTATCtcccatttaaaaaaaggaggaatttaAACCATAGTTTATTTAGAGCGGAGTGTGCCAGCTACGCAActttctgttaagaaaacaTCTAAAGATCAAATATGGAACAACTTACTagacaggaaaacaacagcaaaaaaacccaaacaactcATGCTACCAACCAACCCCTAAGCCAGACTTCCTAAGTTTGCCCAGCTGCACCAGCATCAGATCTAATTTTGTTCATAGGAATGCAAGAACATGCAGTTCTGTCAAattgtttattcttttgttaTCTGTCCTGAGAGAcaacctacacccaggaggggagtaaactctttgaaagggctgacaatagcaggacacggggaaatggttttaagttaaaagatggaagatttaggttggatgttagggggaagttcttcactaggagagtggttaggccctggaacaggctgcccagggaggttgtggatgccccgtccttggaggtgttcaagaccaggttggacggggccctgggcaacctgatctagtaaaggtgtatgtttggtggccctgccaggcagggggtttggaactacatgatccttgaggtcccttccaacccgggtcatcctgtgattctgtgagagcTTCAGAGTCTCCCCCAGTGTGTGTTATTccactgaagagaaacaaagctttcATATCCCAGAAGTGAAAAGCTGTCCTCTACTTACAATGCAAGGTATCACAAATTAAGTTTCCACACACAAAAGAACTATTTCTCTCCATTCCAAATCGTCACTCAGTTCCTGTGTGTGTGTCCGCTCACAAATAGTTTCCATAGTTGTGGCTTTATTATGTGCATGCTTGAGACACTATTAAATGGGTGCAGATATCTATGCAACTTGCCAGTGTCACATCCCCAATTCTTCAAACTGCAAAAGCTTTTTCCAAGGCATACAGTAAAAACCTCCCATTCACTATCTTACATTTCACAGTCACATTAACCACTGAACATACAGACAATTCTATTACCTTCAGCTGGTGTTGCAGCTTCTCCACAATTTTCTTTCGTTTCTGAAGCTTGGTCAAGCCACACTGCAAGGCATGTCAGCCGAGCTTTGGTGCTGACTTCACATAATAAGGATGGCACGTTTTCAATCTgaacatagaaaaagaaaattaattaatcatcacttctatttaaaaatttaCTAAACTATTTAAACTGAGGAAGTATTTTATGGCCCAGTTCCCACTCCTTTTTgggagaatcatagaaccacagaatggcctgggttgaaaaggaccacaacgatcatccagtttcaaccccctgctatgtgcagggtcaccaaccaccagaccaggctgcccagagccacatccagcctggccttgaatgcatccagggatggggcacccacagcctccttgggcaacctgttccctAGGACAATGTGGCACAAACACATGTGCAGAATGGCAGCACTGATCCTCTAGAAACAATTTCTAGTAATGCTATTGTGCCTctcagagctgggcagagcaaCCCACAGAATTATGCAGGGGTTTACGAAGATCTGTCTGtgcagtaaaaagaaagaaaatcacacatTTGGCCAAAGTAAAGACAACAATATAGAGAAAGTTAAGAGTTcctcaatcactgtttcaatCATGTAAAAGCAGACCTGGGATTACAGacgaaggggaaaaaaggatttTCACTACTGCACTTAATAGAATATAAAGAgggatgaaattaaaaatatgtgaattcagaagagaaatataaaGTGAGATTTCGACGTTAAGATATTTATAGTAGAGCCCTTATTATCAGGCATTGAATAAAACATCTAATTCTGATTTTACAAGACAAATCCCAGAGGAAAACAATAAGGAAGGGGAACTTTAAAGATAAGACTCAATTCCTTGTTAAATTGTGCTACTCAGAACTGTTTGAAAagacatgaaataaatgtacaCAGTATAGTAACGGACTTCGTGATCTTTAAAGTCACAAACTGCATCAAGTAGTTTAACAGACCGACCTTATTAAGATCCAGATTCCACACTTTAATGTAACCGTCACTGGACGCAGTCACAATAACATGTTGTCCTTCCCTCTCAAAACTACAGATGTCTTttattctgtaaagaaaatgttataCTTGGTCACCGTGTAACACGGCAGCTCCCATCAGAACAGTAAGCTGACAGCAATTAAAGGTGCACAGGCAACATTCTAGGAGTCTATTTGAACAGTAAGAAACCCACAAATGACAGGCAGTAACTTGGAAAGGTAATCTGTTTTGAGTGCTGTCATTTATAGTAGGGATACACATCCTTGCTAGGCAGTTAGGGTTAAATTCAGAGCATTTCAGAACCTTTAAGTACACACAAATATCCACATCAGTGACACAGCAGCTaatgctttcctgttttgattaataattaaaatcagcatttgGAAAAATACTGGGTATACAATAACAGAGAATATCCTATTGTCTGGAATGAATACAACTGGTATGTTTTATGTATCCTAAACAATTAGAAACTCAAAAGGCTAAATATTCTTTAGATAGCTTTGCCTACTTGCCAAATACCAGTGCTCACTTTCAGAAACATGTGAAATATACTGAGAAAAactgtacatatatatatgtaagcaCGTTTCATATACAAGCATAAAAACGTTACATACATATAACATGCATTTGAtagaaaatcaaataatttgGCTGAACCTTTTCTGGTTTGGTCTTCTCACCCAGCAGCTTTCCACTGCAAATACACCGGGGTAACCAGGCATTCAGAAGCACCACTGACCCCTGAGCAGCTCCCCAACCAACCTGCTGGATAATTCAATACCTTCAGtctcttcgaaagggctgacaatagcaggacacggggaaatggttttaagttaaaagatttaggttggatgttagggggaagttcttcactaggagagtggttaggccctggaacaggctgcccagggaggttgtggatgccccgtccttggaggtgttcaagaccaggttggacggggccctgggcaacctgatctagtaaatgtgtgtgtttggtggccctgccaggcaggggggttggaactacatgatccttgaggtcccttctaactcgggtcattctgtgattctgtaccACAAAGGGTGCAACTGTCACGAGGACTGACCCAACTATGGGAGTCAGACATCACAAGATGTCTTATTTCAAACGTGCCTGTCCAGTATAATCCAGTTTTGCAGTGGAAACCCCATGGAGCCATTTTCATCTGCTGACTGAGAAGCACTACAGAACCCAATGACCCCATGAAGGTGTTATAAGTTGTAGAGACATATCAGTTCAGATACAACAAAGCTttggggagagaaaagagaggaaaaagagaggaagatcTTCCTTGTGAAGAAAGTATTAATATAGAGGCATGCCAGTACATGTGGGTCTTAAATATAAGACATGTTTAGATATGATCTATACTGATCTTATGTACTTATGTAAGACCTTAATGTTTTACACAGTACTTAAATTGTTAAGGTTAGAACTGCAATATTCCTAATTCTAAAGCCGGATGTTTTAGTAGCATGCAAGGATAGCAGAGCACTTCTGCTTAtgccaaaagcaaacaagtctGTCCCGAACTTGGAATTTAGCATATTAAGTACATTTACTTTCTAAATGAATACAAGAACGGTAGTAAAATGTGCTGAACATTACAAGTCATTGAACTTTGTATACTGAGTACTCAGTGCTGCCATAAATATTTAAGTAGTAGACAAATATAAAATACCTGTTTTCATGAGCTTTAAATTCACACAGACATTTTTGAGAGTCACAGCTGTAGAACCTTATGATTTCATCATCTCCAGCTACAGCAAGGACAGAATCCTTGggatgaaaaatagaaatgcaagTGTGATTAAATTCACACGTTTCAAAGCAGGCAGCTTCCCAAAGCCTCTTCTTTTGTACTTACTGTAATAAATCgaatggaagaaattcttttctctaTTGTGATAGTGCCAATGATTGAAGCCGTATCGAGTTTGTAGATATCCACCTTATTTGCTATCACGGTCACGTATTTCTTTCCATCAGGGGACCATTTAATTATGTGGGCATCTGTACACAGAAGAACATTCtcacatatatataatgttttttGCATTCTATAACACGTGAGACACTAAAAGCCTTTAGCAGTGGCTACACACTATGTTCCAGAGAACACAGTTCTCTGGATATGAATATGTTGCAGAGAAAAATTCAGAGTAATCAAGTAAAAGCATGCTCTTAAGTTCTCATTTCTGATTAACAGAAGTgtataaaggaagaaaaaagccatatttatttaaatacccTGACATCAAACTCCAAGGGGAGATAAAAGGATTTTTACTgtcactgttttccttttggtaaATGACTACTATTCAAGGACACGTGCTTTCCAGCATGTGTAAGATATGCTGTGAAAAGAGTTAATAATTAACTGACTTGTTGATTaacacattctgcttttctttctgaaaaacaaaccccaaaaccaaacaaccatCTAATTCCACTTTTTAGTGGCTTTAGGCTGATAAACTCACTTTGCTTCAGGTTTTTTATAAAGGCTGATCGTCCTTCTACAAGATTCCAAGTTCTGAAAGGCAACGACAATAGATAACGTGCATTCTGGttaaaaacagcacagtgaAACTGAAGTCCTATCAGCTGACATCATGCATCTGAAGGAGGCTTTTAATCATCTCTCTGtccttcagtgctttccttAATGCAGGAGAAACTGATGACAATATATTACTTATATGCTGTATGGCTGcatttctgatatttattttataaaccaGCTTGcaatgcaaaacacaaaaggaagcCAAATAGCAATTTGTCTCGATAATACAGCAAGCTTAAAATACTTGTACATATATGGCAACTTATATACACTCCAAGTGTAAATTTACTTTTCTAACACTGAATACAACTTGACAGCTTTCAGTCGTTAATTTTTATTCCAGAATGCAAATGCATTCATACAAGAGTTAGAATTCAGCAAGaagactcatagaatcatagaatggcctgggttgaaaaggaccacaatgatcatgtagtttcaaccccctgctatgtgcagggttaccaaccatcagaccaggctgcccagagccacatccagcctggccttgaatgtttcATCATTCTCACACAGACTAGTCACAACACGGACCTGTTGCTTACAGCAGAATTAACTAAATTACTGAGCTATAATTCTAAGCCCTTCTTCATTAGTTTGGACTCACCTTAATGTTTTATCTGTTCCTACTGACAAAGCTAATTTCCCGGATGGATGAATAGAAAGAGATGTCACCTGCCCcctgataaaaacaaaaccaactgtTAGCCACATATTATCATTTACAGgtaaaataattatgaaaactCATCTGAATACGCAGATTTAAGAAACTCACTTGTGCGCCTTAATGGACTTCAGACATTCCCATCTCTTTGTGTTCCAGATACAAATGAGTCCATCTTCAGACCCACTCAGTAGATGTGCAGTACCATAGAACTCCAGACAAGTTATTGTGCCTAGAAATTTGAGCCAGAGCTATCAACAAGCATGTACATACTGAACAATTACCACACAGAGAACATAGTAGCAAATAAAAGTGCTTCTATACCACTGAAACATGGCAGGAACAAACCTTCCTGTGATATCTGTTGATGTGCTCTATTAGCTCCTCTACAGTCCTACATGTATGAAGTGTGTGATCTGCTCTCTGACGTAGCAGTACTTGGCCAACGTGGTGCAGGTGACACACAGGTTGTCCCACTGCTATGCAGTGTTCTTACATCAAAGCCCTGCTCTTGGCACACAGCTGAATTTACCgctgtcctggtttcagctgagacagagttgattttctttataGTGCCTGGTATGATGCTGCATTCTGGCTTTAGGAGAAAAccaatgttgataacacaggCATTTCAGTCATTGCTGAGCAGCAGTGAACAGAGCCAAAGACATTTCAGCGATGGGGATGGTGAGCAAATGGCTgcgtggtgctgagctgccagcCAGGTTCAACTGTAACAAAAGCACCCTGCTTACCATATCTAAGTTGAATGCAGGTACTGTGGTGAGTTTAGCTCCATATACTTCTAGATTATCAGGAGAAAAAGGACACCTGGGAttaaagggctgataatagcaggacacggggaaatggttttaagttgaaagagggaagatttaggttggatgttaggcggaaattcttcactaggagagtggttaggccctggaacaggctgcccagggaggttgtggatgccccgtccttggaggtgttcaagaccaggttggacggggccctgggcaacctgatctagtaaatgtgtatgtttggtggccctgccaggcaggggggttggaactacatgatccttgaggtcccttccaacccgggtcattctgtgattctgtgattgagcTCCCTTACCATTGTGCTGCAGCAGCGCCCCGTGCTCCACCTTCTTCCTCATATCATAGATCTGGATCGACTCATCCCTGCTCCCCGTAACCACATATTTGCTGTTCACCGCTACCGCTGACAGGGAAGCGGTGTGGGCATGGTGAGTAAAATCAGGTGTAACCGTCCAAGGCTGTgaaggaaacacaaagcaaagggGTCTTTATGAAGTGAAGGATCCTCATTGCTTCATTAGCCAAGAAGTGATGAAGGTAAGAGTTAGCAACAGGTAAGACACAGCTACAAGTGGGGGCCAACTCCCCGTTCCCCCTTAATGCCCACATGGCGCCGGCCCTTGTGGGCCACGTGTAGCTCCCGTTGCAGCCGTCTGATgtcctgccaggcaggggggttggaactacatgatccttgaggtcccttccaacccgggtcattcagtgattctgtgatgccgGCAGGAAGGCAACGGAGCCGCATGGCACCAAACACCCAGTGGGACGAGCCTGTGCTTGCGGGCGCCGCCCCGCCGAGCTTTAAGAGCCCACCCCGAGGCGGCCCCGCGGTCACGGCCTGAGCGAGAGCGGCGACAACGAGGAGCAGCGGGGCTCCCTCAGGTGtgttctcctccctcccttccatGGCGTTACCTCTCCGGGCCGCGCTGTGAAGCCGAAGAGGATCTGCTCGTAGCAGCCAGCCACCAGCTCCATCCGCTCCGTCAGCGCGGGGCCTCGTTCCCCGCTCTCGGCCTGTCCTGTGCGCTGCCTGCCGGGCCGCACCGCGCCGGGCTGCGAGTGTGGGGCGGTGCCGTGTGTGTGGGGGGCGGCCAAGGGGGAACGTGTGGGGCTGGGcggtgtggggctgtggagcCAGGCGGGGTTGTGGAGCTGGGCGGGCCGCGGGCAGCCCATGAGAGGGTCCTCGTAGGGCGGAAGCTCGCGGTGGCGGCTCCCCATGGCGGCGCGGGCGGCGAGAGGCGTTAGTGCGGGATCGGGGCGGGAGGGCCGGGATCGGGGGGTGGGAGGCGGGTGGTCGAGCACcggaggggagggagaagcGGCACAACCCGCAGCCTGGTGTATTAGGGCTGCCCCGACGGGGTGTGTGAGTGCGGGGTGTGGAGGCCGCAGCCGTTAGGCCGCATCATCCTGAGGCGCCGCGGGGGGAACCGAGCGGCACCGCAGTGCCCAGCCCTACACAAGCGGCGTGATTGCTTGTTCTGTCCGGTTGTGTGTCTGTTTGCTGGAGCTTTTTATCGTCGTGAGGTGTAGCAGTAAGCGGGCAGCGCGGCCTCGGCCCCAGGCTGGTGTGGCGGAGGACTTTGGCCGGGCGGGGCGCACTTCTCGGCACGGCACGGTGGCAAACaacccccatccccccctcTCTATGCGCTACTGAGACAGCGGAGCAGGCGTATATACAGATAACATGCATCCCCACATGGGATGGAGAGCCTCTGTCATCCAGAGAAGGAACTACTTCAGTTCCGGAGGTTGAACCTGCCCCACCGTGTATATAAACCCGGTGTGAGCATAGCTGGGCATAAAGGTGACTGTGCCGTGTCATGTTCTCTcttaactgctttttaaatgtctttttgaCTTGCAGAAACACCGTTGAAGATCAGACGGGGAAAGAGTACAAGAGCAGTTTTTCATGAGCCCGCAGTAACTGAGTGCTGAACTATCGCATCGTTTGCCCTCTcatacttttcttctttttttggtatAAAAGTGTGTTGTAGCGTTTGGCATCGCCTGGTAAATCTGCACGTGGGAAGAGTGGTAAGTTttgtgaaaatatataaaataaagcattatgCATTTGAGAATACAAGAATCAGTATCCAGTATTTAAGGCACTGAGAGTTTGAGGGTGgcggagcactggaacaggctgcacagggaggtggtggagtctccttctctggagatatttaagacccgcctggatgccttcctgtgtgacgtggtgtagggagcctgctttggcagggggttggactcgatgatctctagaggtcccttccaacccctacaattctgtgattctgttcgGCTCCTTTTTAACAAAAGTAAGATTGAAGTTAAGGAACTGAAGTTAAGGAACCTAAGGCTGTTTTTATTACTATGACATCcttaactagaaaaaaaataagctgttgACCATTTCTCCTACTAAGCTCAGTTATGTTCAGTGAGAGGTTATATACTGACCTTACTGGTGTGTACTTGTATTTAAGGGCTTTAAGGTACTTTACAACTTTATTGGGTGCCAACTGGGTATGGCAATGAAGTGCATAGGGAGCTTGTGTAACGCCTTGACTATCCTGTGTCAGGATAGCGTAGCCCAGTTATAGAAGCACCATGCTGAACTGTTCACCTGTGTGGTCACACCTCTAAGGCATTGCAAGTACTCTGTAATTATGGAAATATGATGCCAACCAATCTGTTTACAGAGTGTTACGTAATTTCTTAGGTGGAAATGGGAGTTAAATTCCAGCAATCAAGTGCCTGCTTTGAAGAGTTACCTTGAATGTAAAAACAAAGTAGTGGTGGATGAAAAATCATGTACAAGGGGATAATAcataagttgctctgaaagtagtgcctcctatttgtttccacaAGCTACAACAGCTATGGAAAGCATAATAGCactgcttttcaacatagtcatcaaCATCAGCTGTGTGTTTTGCCAGCcatgagcaagagcctgcagatctgtaccagcagaggttgatccactgttgctgttgttgaaacacaccacccactgtgctcacatctaccCTTTTGTCTCcttaaatgttcagcaagtgttgatgaatgtcagtaggtgctggtttttctgcatggaggaattaaactccacccctttgcttcacCCACACttagatgccattttgtcagactgcccctctgcagcTGTCTGTCCCACATCAGCAAcgtgtaatgggatattggtgggaagattcagcctttactgccatactaccaacatccatgtctgacactgtgggccaccataacaggaggcattacttttagagcagcccttgtattgtgtaaatgaaaatgtttcctggGGTGACTTGGATGGGGGCAGGAAAGGTTATCAACTGGGAGTAGTATATACCTCTTAAGGGTATCCTGAATTTTAGTAGTAGTAAAAGGTTCCTACTTGTTACTAATTTATTCTTAGGGAAGCATGTCTGGGAAGAGACAAAAGACAAGATATAACTAAGAAAAGGTTCAGAGAAGGATCAATTGGATCAGTTTTACCTTTagtattctttatttatttactctctTATTCATCAACACTTAGGAAGTATCACTGCTCCTTTTCAGCTGTATACCTTTGTGCCATAGGAAGGTACCAATTCTAATTTGGCTCAAAaggggctgggggaggtgggGTGAAGCAGACCTTGAGGTATTGTAGaaaacagcttgtttttaattatttcagaacGTGTCAATTATAATTTGGTAATAATTTGAATAAATTGTAGGTAACTAAAAACCTGTTTATGGAATTTTGTAGTTCTTTGGGCAACAGGAAAAATCTGTGAACTACTACAACctaaaaataacttctgcttGTAATCCCCATAGTAATATATAATTCTTATCTCCATTGCTTTGGCAATGACAAGTCAGAACTTAAATTTTCAAGCTGTGAATTAAGAATGTTAAAAACGTTAGACAGGGTGAATGTCTTTGAAAGTAGTTGATTTCAGAATTAAGATTCTTGGTCCTCCTTCACgctttttttcccagctgaagGATTGCGATAAACTCAACTTGTGCACCCGTGTCCCTTGAAGAAGGCAGAAGACAGCTATTTTTTCAGCCATGGCGAGCCAGGTAAGATGATTCGGTGAGAAATTCAGGTTTGTAGCGTCTAAAATGGGTTCCAAAACATTCAAAATCCCCAGTAAATGTGAAGCTGAAATAGCTAGCTCACTCTGAGTGGGATATTCTTCTAGTCCCATCATTTCCTCTGGTAATTTGGTAGTTGGTGGTTGTCCTCTGTATGCTTGATCAAAGCAACCGAAACAGGTTGGGAGCATGATATTAAACTTTGCAGTTTGGATTATTTGAGCATGAATTCTTCTGAAGGATCTTGCAAATAACACTCTCTATATATAAAGTTATGTAGAGGTGTTTTAGAGGAAGAACATTAAACACTGCGTAAGTAAAGCTACTGAAAAAATACCATTCTTAATTTTAGAAACTGTTCTTCAGAATATTAAAAGAGGGAGGCAACCTGTTAATAtggctgtttccttttttgtgtgtgtagtTACCCcatgttttttaaactgtgcCTTTTGGGGTTTacagttttttgttatttttttggcttttttgttttgttttttgaggtgctttttctgcctctttttttcctggcctTGCATCTGGGTTTAGTATTTTTCCTCAGCCAAGTTGGTGCCTGTTTCTggtctgctttcttcttccatcccATTAATGGGCCTCCTGTTATTCCTGGCCTGGGAATATACCTGGCCTAGTGTTAGGTAGTGAGGAGAGGCATCTCTTAGAAGCAAAGAAGAATCCCTAAGAGAGGGGAGATAGGGACAGCTGAAATCCCTTTTTGAGCAAGAGTGGTATAGAGATAGATATATCTGTCTCTATATTTTTTGGCTCATTTTGCCActgaaggcttttattttttttttttattttgagagtCTTAGAGCTCAGGTGGAGCACAGTCCAGTCCTGAAGCTAATTAACATTTAGGATTGACCAGCATCGAAGGACTAACTGCTTTCTTCCCAATTCCAAGAGGAAGCTGTCAATCCATTAGCCAGCTTGACAAGTCAGGGGAATGTGGCTGTTCATACAATCCTTTGGCTCTGTTATTTTTGCCAGGCATTTTCCCCAGAGGCTGCTTTCCCTCATGGGAGGCGGAGGGAGAAATGGGACCCCAGGCTTCTTTCAAGGGCAAGGTGAATATGGGGAAATCACCTGTGGTGATGGGGAGTGGGAGGGAGGAATGTAAATGAGGCTAAATACTATAGAGGTGGTTTTTATCCCAACAGGATTTACTTGGGAAAAAGCGAGAATGTCTCCAGGCCTACAGCTGGTGGAGAACACCGCAGAAGAAAcggaagaaaaagaacaaaataaaaccaggaagAATAGAGTTTGTCAGCGCTACTACTACCACCAGTAGTACAGTCAGGTAAAGTCCTTCTAACATGAaatgctctgcttctttttatctGCTGAGGTTGGTGGTGACCACAGGATTTCATCACTCACTTGAAAAATTCTGCGATGGCTGGTGTGATACGTATATGCAAGTGTTTTATTGGTAATATGTTTTCATAAACAATGTTGTTTGTAGTTGCCCTCCTGTTATCAGTGACAGGTAGTGGCAAAATAGTCACAGTTGTGGTACAAGTTAATTCTTCGTGGTATTTCTGTGGCTCTTGTTTGggcaatcatagaatggtttgggttggaaggcaccgctaggatcatgtagttcc
The window above is part of the Coturnix japonica isolate 7356 chromosome 2, Coturnix japonica 2.1, whole genome shotgun sequence genome. Proteins encoded here:
- the PAK1IP1 gene encoding p21-activated protein kinase-interacting protein 1 isoform X1, coding for MELVAGCYEQILFGFTARPGEPWTVTPDFTHHAHTASLSAVAVNSKYVVTGSRDESIQIYDMRKKVEHGALLQHNGTITCLEFYGTAHLLSGSEDGLICIWNTKRWECLKSIKAHKGQVTSLSIHPSGKLALSVGTDKTLRTWNLVEGRSAFIKNLKQNAHIIKWSPDGKKYVTVIANKVDIYKLDTASIIGTITIEKRISSIRFITDSVLAVAGDDEIIRFYSCDSQKCLCEFKAHENRIKDICSFEREGQHVIVTASSDGYIKVWNLDLNKIENVPSLLCEVSTKARLTCLAVWLDQASETKENCGEAATPAEANETEKPSVVKKKKVCGMNKSGKLLKQRRRIVPAKRKLEAPLQKKKKKQKQNSSE
- the PAK1IP1 gene encoding p21-activated protein kinase-interacting protein 1 isoform X2, translated to MGCPRPAQLHNPAWLHSPTPPSPTRSPLAAPHTHGTAPHSQPGAVRPGRQRTGQAESGERGPALTERMELVAGCYEQILFGFTARPGEPWTVTPDFTHHAHTASLSAVAVNSKYVVTGSRDESIQIYDMRKKVEHGALLQHNGTITCLEFYGTAHLLSGSEDGLICIWNTKRWECLKSIKAHKGQVTSLSIHPSGKLALSVGTDKTLRTWNLVEGRSAFIKNLKQNAHIIKWSPDGKKYVTVIANKVDIYKLDTASIIGTITIEKRISSIRFITDSVLAVAGDDEIIRFYSCDSQKCLCEFKAHENSRLVGELLRGQWCF